The region GAAAGTATTAAAAAGGTTGTTCTTGTTCCATGGGACTTTACAGAGGGGTCCGAGTTTGCACTTCAGCATGCGATTCAGCTCGCTGAAGCCGGTGAAAATGAAATTATGCTATTTCATATAATACCACGCAGCACTATTTATGATTTTTTTGTGAAAAAAGTAAATATCAAGGCAATTGAAACCTACAATAAAAAATTTGATGCTGTAGCCGAATCTACTTTTCAAAAATATGGAATTCGTCCTCAAACATTAGTAATGGAGGGTGCTCCAAAACGATTAATTAGGCAGTTAATAACTACTGCCAATGTTAACCTTATTGTAGCCTACCACTCCTATTTGTTCAACGGCAAAATATTCAGAGCCTCTAACTTTTTAAAAGATTTAATATTCAAGGATATTACACTGCCATTCATTGTAATAAATAAACCTCCTAAACACTCGCACTACATCGAAATAGTAATTCCGGTTGATTATGACAGGAAGTTCAAGGAGGCAGTGCACTGGATCATATACTTAGCCAAGTACTATAAGTGTAATATCAACTTAATAAAACCTTACCTGACTGATGACGGCCAAAAGAAACAGATGGCCAACAATATTTACTTCACCAAAAAGATGCTTGATGGCGTTGGTATTGTATACGGTATAAAAACAGCCAAAAAGAAGGGAACATTCGGGGATGAAGTATTTAAGTTCGGTCAAATCATCGAAGCCGACCTAATTTTAATCATGACCGATAAGTACGATTACTTTGTAGATGCTAAACGAGAAAAATCTCTCGATATTCCAGTAATGTGTGTTAACCCAAGGGTGAAAAAGTACCAAAGCTTCAATTAACCCTTATCTTATTTGTTATGAACATATATTTGAAGTTTCAGCATATTCGGACTCGAATAATCGGTAGCTTGTCACTTCAACATAAGATATTAGCAATATTTGTTGGAGCCTCAATTCTAATCCTTCTTCTCACGGTTTACTATATTGGCTCAAAGGCAAAAAGGAATTCCATAGAGAATGCCTACGCTCAAATGGGCGCGACTGCCGATAAGCATGCAGAAATTGTTCAGGCGCTTCTCGAAAAGGATTACTATATAGTAAAAACTCTATCAAGTACAATTCAAAATCACAAGCAACTTACAAACAATAATAAGTTTGAAGTATATGCAAACATATACAAGAATGTACTTTCCGAAAATTCTGATATAATTGCGGTTTGGGATAGTTGGGAATTAAAGTATCTCGATTCTACCTATCAAAAGGATTTTGGAAGGTATAAAACTGTTGTTTGGAGAGAGTCCGGCATAATCAAAACTAAAACGGAATTAGCAAGTTTAACAGGCGATTCCAATGATTATGCTAACCTGAAAAAAGAAAAGAGGGAGAGCCTTGAAGAGCCTTATTTCGACACGTACGATAGTAACAAGAATAACCAAATTTTAATGACCAGCATTATTACCCCCAATATTGTTGATGGGAAGTTGGCTGGTTTTGTTGGTGTTGATGTCCCATTAACTCATTACTTTGAGATTTTTAAGCAGATCAAGCCTTACGATGGGAGTTATGCCTTTTTGCTATCAAACACATTAAAATATATAGCTTGTCCCGATAAAGATTTAATTGGAGAGAGCTCCCTGAATGAGTACGAAACCTTGTTCTTGAAGAATGGGGCTATTGATCGCATAAACAATGGAAACCCTGCTTTTTTTGAAGATGTGGATATAACGGGTCAGAAATCATACTTTACAATTCGACCTATTGTCGTGGGCAATTGCAATCATCGTTGGTCGATGGTAATTGTTGTTCCCAAAAGTGTAATTGTTAAAGAGTCTGTTAGAACCTTTTGGATAACCATAATTGTTGGAATTATTGGAGTTCTAATCCTATCTGCATTCATATACTACGCTTCGAAACGGTATGTAATTAGTCCTATTAATACCATAATAAAATCCTTAGATAAACTTTCTAAGGGTCACGTGAGTGACGATATGGTATTTACCACCGAAGACCATGATGAAATTGGTACAATGGTAAACCATTTGAATAGTACCGTTGAGGGGTTGTCGCAAAAGGTGAAATTTGCGGAGGAAATTGGCCATGGAAACTACCATGCAAGTTTGAGTTTGTTAAGCAATGAAGATGTTCTTGGACAGTCTCTTATTGAGATGGGAGAGAACCTACGGGTGGCTCAGGAGGAGGAGCAAAAACGTAAACTTGAGGATGAAAAGAGACAATGGATAAACGAGGGTCTAGCCCAGTTCGGAGATATTTTACGTCAGGATAACGATAAGATAGAGACTTTATCTGCAAACATCATTCGAAATTTAATAGGCTATCTAAATGCCAATCAAGGAGGCTTGTTTATTTTTAACGATGATGATCCACACAACCCATCCTTCGATTTGCTTGCTGCTTACGCCTATAACCGACAAAAATTTATAGCAAAGCGGATTCTCCTGGGCGAAGGTTTAATTGGAACTTGCGCGCTCGAAAAGCAAACCATCCATTTAATGAATATTCCCGAGAACTATATTTCAATATCATCGGGATTAGGAGAAGCTAAGCCTAGAACTCTACTCATTGTTCCTCTAAAAATTGAGGAGAACGTTTTAGGTATTGTGGAGTTGGCATCATTCGAGAAATTTGAGGATTATCATATCGATTTTGTTGAAAAAGTTGCACAGAGCATAGCCCAAACGCTTACTTCTGTCCGAAATAATATTCGTACTTCTGAATTGCTTGAACGAACTCAGCAACAGGCTGAAGAAATGAAAGCTCAGGAGGAGGAGGTTCGTCAAAACTTAGAGGAACTGGCCACAATAAAGGAGGAGTTGGAGAAGCGTAACGAAGAATTCTACCAAAATCAGAAATCGTTAGAGTGGGAAAAAACGCTTTTGGATGCGCTGTTAAGTTATCTTCCTGATAAAATCTATTTCAAGGATTTAAAGAGCCAGTTTGTAAAGGCAAGCAAGTCTACCTTAAGATTCTTTGGACTCGAAAATGCTGAAGATTTAACTGGAAAATCCGATTTCGATTTCTTTGATGAAGAGCATGCTCGTCCTGCCTTTGAGGATGAACAAAAGATAATCAGAACCGATACCCCAATAATTGGGATTGTTGAGAAAGAGGTTATGTCTGACGGTCGGGTTACATGGGCTGAAACTTCAAAGATGCCATTAAAAAATGAGCAAGGAGAAACAGTTGGTACTTTTGGGATTACGAGGGATATTACCCATTCAAAGTTGATGGAGGAAGAAATTACAAAGCAATCCGAGGAGACCGCGAATATCCATAAAACTTTGTCGAAGAAGAACAAGGAGGCCGATAGTCTTTATGAGGCCATAAGCAACTCAAGTTTTGTGATGGAGTACAATATCGAGGGTTATATCACAAATGTAAATAAAGCATATCTCGATTTAATGGGATATAACGCAGATGAGGTTATTGGCAAGCATCATTCCTACCAAATGGAGTTCACCGATGAGCAGCGCAAAAACTATAAGCAATTCTGGGAAGACTTGAATAATGGTATAGTTAAAAAGGAAACTCAAAAGTTTAGTATCAACGATAGGGCATTTCTTTTCTATGAAACCTACTCGCCCCTAAAGGATGACGAAGGGAAGGTTTATAAAATAATTAAGATAGCAGTTAACATAAGCCATTTACTTACTGAGTAATAGGGTTTGTTTGAAGTATAATTAGGCTCAGAATTACTGAGCCTAAATTTTTAGAGAAACGATGAACTGGAATCAACTCCTTAATTCAAATAGATTTGGCGCTGAGATTTCGAATCAGGTAATGCCGGATCAAACTAGAACCGATTTTCAGCGCGATTACGATAGAATAATCTTCTCGTCGCCTTTTCGCCGATTACAGAATAAAACACAGGTATTTCCTTTGCCAGGTGTAATATTCGTGCATAACCGATTAACCCATAGCCTTGAGGTTTCTAGCGTTGGACGGTCGTTGGGAAATAAAGTATTAACATTGATCGAGGAAGATCTGAAAGAGGCTGAACGGATGGTTGTAAGCCAAATTCCAACGGTTGTATCGGCCGCCTGCTTGGCACACGATTTAGGAAATCCTCCGTTTGGCCATAGCGGCGAGGAGGCTATCCGAAAGTACTTTGCTGATAACGAAAATATTTATCGAAATTTAGTGGATGAGTGGGAGTGGAATGATTTAACCCGATTCGAGGGGAATGCTAATGCACTTCGATTGCTGACACACCAGTTTAATGGACGACGGGTTGGAGGATACAGGCTTAGCAATGCTGTTTTAGCATCGATCCTAAAGTATCCTTATCCATCAACATTGGGAAAAAAGAAGTATGGTTTTTTTAGGTCGGAGGCTTCTGTTTTCGAGAGTATTGTTGAGGCTACTGGATTGATTAAGAATTCTAATGGAGAGTTCTGCCGTCATCCTTTAGTTTATCTTGTTGAGGCTGCGGATGATATTTGTTACCAAATAATGGACATTGAGGATGCTCACAAGTTGGGAATTCTATCAACCGAAAAAACAATTGAATTATATAGAGTATTCTTTAATGACGACGCCTCTGGTAAAGCGAAATCAATAGATGCAACGCTGAATGAGGTGATAGACCCTAACGAACAGGTTGCGTACTTACGGGCAATAGTAATCAGTAAGTTGGTGGAAAACTGCTCACAGATTTTTGCAAGCAACTATCGTAGAATAATGAGTGGAGAACCCATAAAACCACTCGTAGATAGTTTGTCTGGAGCATCGCAGGGTGCTATGGAAACTATTAAAAACTTGGCCATTAGCAAAGTCTATAACCACAGAAAAGTTGTTGAGATTGAGATTGCCGGTTTTCAGATACTAAGTTCTTTGCTAGACATTTTCTGTCAAGCAGTTCTTAACCCTAAGTCAGGTCACTCAAAAAAAGTTATTCAGTTGATTCCTGAGCAATTTAATATAGATGGTTCTAACTACGAGAAAATTCTTTCGGTTCTAGATTTTGTATCTGGAATGACAGACGTTTATGCGTTGGAAACATACCGATTAATTAAAGGAATAAATCTACCTGCACTTTAGGGTTACTATTTTTTCCGCTCTACTACAAAGTTGGTTAGCAATTCCATCGATTTTCGGTACTCCGATTCAGGAAACAATTTTAGAATCTCAAGGGATTTATCCCGGAAGGAGTTCATCTGCTCTATTGTATAATCCAAACCTCCATTTTTATTCACAAAATCAACTACTGCGGATATTGTGCTGCTTTTTTTGCTATTATGGCGAATAAGGTTGAGGATTCGTTTACTTTCTTTCGGTTCAGCAACCGATAACGAATGAATTAAAGGTAAGGTTAATTTTTTCTCCTTTATATCATTGCCCGTTGGTTTCCCAATTATCCCGCTAGGTTGATAATCGAACAAATCGTCGCGGATTTGGAAGGCGATACCTAAATTGGTGCCAAATTCCTTCATTAACGCAACATTTTCCGCCGATGCTCCTGCCGATATTGCGCCGTTGGCGCAGCACGATGCAATTAGCGATGCTGTTTTTTTCTTAATTATTTCGTAGTATGTTTCTTCATCAATATTCATTTTTCTCGAGCGTTCAATTTGCAACAATTCGCCTTCGCTCATATCCTTTACGGCCTCGCTCATAACTCGCAATAGTTCAAATTGATTATTTTCTATTGCCACAAGTAGACCGCGCGATAGGAGATAGTCTCCAACAAGAACTGCAATTTTCGATCGCCAAATAGCATTTACCGAGAAGAATCCACGTCGCTCATATGCCTCGTCCACAACATCATCGTGAATTAGCGTGGCGGTGTGGAGCAACTCAATCATTCCTGCCCCCACGTATGTTTCATTGCCAATCTTCCCGTTAAGTCCCGCAGAAAGAAAAACAATCATTGGCCTTAACTGTTTCCCTTTTCGCCTAAAAATGTAGTTTGTAATCACATCAAGGAGCGAAACCTTTGTGCTCATGTGTTCCTTGAAGTAAGGTTCAAAGCGTTTTAGGTCTTCATCAATTGGCTGTTTAATTGAATCGAGCATCAGGGTTTAGGTTTATCAAATTTTAAAGCAAAATAACCATAATTTTTCGAAAACTTAAGATCAACAAATTCTAATTACAAATTGTTTTAAATCAAACCAAAAAATATATTGTCGACACCCAGACAAAATAAATTATTAATATATTTGCATGCATTAAATATTTTCTGATTAACACGTAGTTATAATGGTACAGATTAAAGAGTTGAAAATTGAACAGCTGGAGCAAGCGGCTAATATGCTTAAAGCTATTGCTCATCCAATGAGAATTGCAATTATAAGTTTGCTAGAAGATAGTAAGAAACTAACAGTAACGGAGATTCACGAAACGCTTAAAATAGAGCAATCTACCGCATCGCATCACTTGGGAATTCTTAAGGATAAGGGAGTACTTTCCTGCAAGCGTGATGGAAAAAATACGTACTACTTTTTGCGAAATGAGAATTTAGGGAAGATTCTTGATTGTGTGGGCCGTTGCGCTGTGTAGCGTTCAAAAACAATCTTTTTGTCGATGTATATTGTAGATATTATTCTTGTTGGTCTTCTAATTCTTGGTGCGGTAAGAGGTTTCACCAAGGGGCTGATTGCTCAACTTTTTTCGTTGGCAGCCCTGTTGCTTGGAGTTTGGGGAGCAATTCGCTTTTCGGATTATACGGCAACTTTTTTGATAGAAAAATTTCATCTTAGCAACCAATACATAGCGTTGATTGCATTTGCTATAACCTTTACGCTGATTGTTATTGCAGTTCATTTTTTGGGAAAGTTAATCGAAGGTTTTTTTGACTTAACTGTTTTGGGAGTAGTAAATAAGGTATCAGGGCTTGTTTTCGGCTTTATAAAGTATGCTTTCATTCTCAGCATACTAATTGTTATAGCCGAAAAGGTAAATGTTCGAATGAAATTATACTCCAAAGAAACGATGGAGAAATCATATGTTTATAGGCCATTATCTAAATTAGCCCCCGCGGTATTTCCGTATTTACATTTTGAATCGATTAGAGATTCTTTCAGAGAACAGTTCAACCCGGATAGTAAGGAATAATCATTTTTAGCCAAATTTATTCTAAAACCTTATGGCATAATAAGGTTGAAAACTCATATCTTTGGGGCTACAAAAAATAATATAGAAGGTTTAAATAATTGTTACTAGCAATGAATTTTATTGAGGAACTTAAATGGCGAGGTATGATTCACGATATCATGCCTGGAACAGAGGAACAATTAGCAAAAGAAATGACCACTGCTTATGTTGGAATAGATCCAACAGCAGACTCTTTACATATTGGCCACCTGGTATCGGTAATGATGCTTATCCATTTCCAGCGATGTGGTCACAGACCGGTTGTACTTGTTGGTGGCGCAACTGGAATGATTGGCGATCCATCCGGAAAATCGCAGGAAAGGAATCTCCTGGATGAATCAACTTTACGTCACAACCAGGAGTGTTTGAAGAATCAGCTGTCGCATTTCCTCGATTTTGAGTCGAAGGAAGCTAACGCTGCCGTTATGGTAAACAATTACGATTGGATGAAGGAATTCTCATTCCTATCTTTTATTCGTGATATTGGCAAGCATATCACCGTAAATTACATGATGAGTAAGGATTCGGTAAAAAAGAGGCTTAGCGCTGAATCGTCTTCTGGGATGTCGTTCACAGAGTTTACCTACCAACTGGTTCAGGGAACCGATTTTCTACATCTATACCAAGCATTGGGCTGTAAGTTGCAAATGGGTGGATCGGATCAATGGGGAAACATTACCACAGGAACTGAATTAATCCGCAGGAAATTGGGAGGCGAAGCATTTGCGTTAACTTGTCCGCTTATAACTAAGGCCGATGGAGGAAAATTTGGCAAAACTGAGCAGGGAAATGTATGGCTGGATAAGAAACTAACATCGCCTTATAAGTTTTACCAGTTCTGGTTGAATACTTCTGATGAGGATGCCGAGAAGTACATCAAGATCTTTACTATGCTATCGCGGGGCGAGATTGAGAAACTTATTGAGGACCATAGGCCAGCACCGCATGAACGTAGGTTGCAGAAAAAATTAGCTCGCGAAATAACTGTTATGGTTCACTCCGAGGATGATTATAACGCTGCCGTTGAAGCATCTGAAATGCTTTTTGGTAATGCTACAACCGATTCCCTTAAACGCCTTGATGAGGAAACGTTCCTGTCGGTTTTTGAGGGTGTTCCAACCTTTGAGGTTGATAAAAGTATGCTCAATGCAGGCGTTTCGCTGTCATCATTAACCGTTGAACATTCTAAGGTATTCCCATCAAAAGGTGAATTGCGCCGCTTGGTTCAGGGTGGTGGTTTAAGCATCAACAAGGAGAAGGTTAACAATCCCGATGAGGTAATAACGTCAGAGCATTTGATTAACGGAAAGTACCTGCTTATTCAGAAAGGCAAAAAAAGTTATAACATTATACTAGCAGTATAAATAATACGTTATAGTAGAACCCTCTCGTATGAGAGGTTTTTTAATCTATTCCAGCATAGAATATGGACGAGAACAAAAACTTTGAGTTGAACTCTACCGCCTTGCTACGATCTTTATGGTCGTACCGAAAAATTATACTTATAGTTGGTGTGGTGGCTTTTATTGTATCAGCATTAGCAGCTTTTTTAATTACTCCTAAGTTTAAAGCCACTGCAATTATATATCCACCGGTAGCAAATCAGGCATCAAAGGAACTTATCACAGAGAACAAACAGGAGGGGTTAACTGTTTTCGGGGAAACAGAGGAGGCCGAGCAGTTTCTTCAGATACTATCATCCCGAACGCTGAAGGATTCCGTAATTGCCCGGTTGAACCTAATGGATCACTGGGATATTAAGCCATCGAATATACATAAGATGCACGAGGTGTACTCCAAGTTCGATCAGAATATAAGAACTAAGCCAACTCAGTACCAGAGCGTAATAATAGAAGTGATGGATAGCGATCCAGAGATGGCTGCAAGAATTGCCAATGCGGTGGTAGATATTTCCGATACATTAATGCGATCGGCAAAATCGCAAGTAGCAAAGAAAGCGCTTGCGGCGCTTGAGGAACAGTACAATAAGGGCTTAGAGGAGATGAAAACAGCCGAAGATTCTTTGACATTTGTAATGCAACAAGGAGTCGTTCACCTAAAAAAGCAAACCGAACAGTACTACAAGGATTACACAAAAGCACTATTAACCAACGATAAGAAAGCCATCGGTATTTTGGAGAAACAGATAAAGCCATTGCAGGAATACGGTAGTCGTTATGAGCGCTATAGAAACGAAGTACAGGATATGGCATTGCAGCTCACCGAACTTAAGCTTAGCCTTAAGGTGCTAAGGGTTGAGGCCGAACAGTCGATACCGAGCCAATTTGTGATTGATAGAGCTGTTGCTCCCGATAAAAAGGCTTACCCAAAACGCTCAATCGTTATTGTTTTATCTACTTTATCTGCACTTTTCTTTGCTGTTTTTGCAATTGTAGTTGCAGAGTTCATTAAACATTCTGCCGCTAGTGCAAGGTAGGCTAGGAGTACTTTTAAATGATAGATTGGCTTCGTAATAGAATAGATGGTAAATCCTATAGCATTTTTGTTTTAGGAATTTCGCTGCTGTTTGTTGCTGTTAACTCTGTGCTGATCAGTAAAGATATTCTTACGCTAAATCTTATACCCTTTGCTTTAGCGGTATTGCTATTGATACTATTTGCCCCAGAAAAGACCTTTTTCCTGCTAGTTTTGTTTGTTCCTCTTTCTGTTCCTTTAAGTGAATTTATTCCTGGATTAGATTTTGATTTTTGGTTTCCTACGGAACCTATTTTAGTAGCGCTCCTGGCTCTAACAATCTTGAAATCCTTACACGATAGGTTTTTCAATCGGGATCTTATTGCCCATCCAATTTTTTGGGCATTACTTTTTTACTTGGGTTGGCTGATTATAGCAACAGTCTCTAGCGAAATGCCAGTTGTATCGATAAAATATGTTCTAGTTCGATTCTGGTTTATTACAGTGTTTTTTTACCTGTCATATTTATTTTTCCGCAGATCAGAAAAAAACTTTAGGCGATATTTTTCATTATTTTTAATTGGGTTGTCGGTTGTTGTGCTGATCAGTTTAAGTAAGCAAATCGGCCGAGGACTATTCGATAAGTTTGCGGCTCATGGATCGTGTAATCCATTTTTTACAGATCACACTTCGTATGGGGCTGCATTGGCCTTTGTAATCCCTGTTATACTGGGTTTTTTCGCTACGGCGAAATCGCGTAAAGCGAAGGTGGGATTATTAGTAGTCACAGTGTTCTTTTTAGGTGCGTTAATACTTTCATACTCACGAGCCGCATGGCTGAGTCTTATTGTGGCAGCAGGAGTTTGGTTACTCTGGTTTTTAAGGATTCGGCTCAGAACAATATTTCTTGTTTCGATAATTTCAACAGTTTCTATTTTAGTATTTCAGGAAGAGATTGGAAGATGGCTCAATAGTAACCAAACCGCATCGAGTGGTGATCTTAGACAGCATTTCAGGTCGGTTACAAACATAAAAACGGATGATTCGAATGTTGAACGGATAAACCGTTGGA is a window of Tenuifilaceae bacterium CYCD DNA encoding:
- a CDS encoding dehydrogenase, which produces MNWNQLLNSNRFGAEISNQVMPDQTRTDFQRDYDRIIFSSPFRRLQNKTQVFPLPGVIFVHNRLTHSLEVSSVGRSLGNKVLTLIEEDLKEAERMVVSQIPTVVSAACLAHDLGNPPFGHSGEEAIRKYFADNENIYRNLVDEWEWNDLTRFEGNANALRLLTHQFNGRRVGGYRLSNAVLASILKYPYPSTLGKKKYGFFRSEASVFESIVEATGLIKNSNGEFCRHPLVYLVEAADDICYQIMDIEDAHKLGILSTEKTIELYRVFFNDDASGKAKSIDATLNEVIDPNEQVAYLRAIVISKLVENCSQIFASNYRRIMSGEPIKPLVDSLSGASQGAMETIKNLAISKVYNHRKVVEIEIAGFQILSSLLDIFCQAVLNPKSGHSKKVIQLIPEQFNIDGSNYEKILSVLDFVSGMTDVYALETYRLIKGINLPAL
- a CDS encoding polyprenyl synthetase → MLDSIKQPIDEDLKRFEPYFKEHMSTKVSLLDVITNYIFRRKGKQLRPMIVFLSAGLNGKIGNETYVGAGMIELLHTATLIHDDVVDEAYERRGFFSVNAIWRSKIAVLVGDYLLSRGLLVAIENNQFELLRVMSEAVKDMSEGELLQIERSRKMNIDEETYYEIIKKKTASLIASCCANGAISAGASAENVALMKEFGTNLGIAFQIRDDLFDYQPSGIIGKPTGNDIKEKKLTLPLIHSLSVAEPKESKRILNLIRHNSKKSSTISAVVDFVNKNGGLDYTIEQMNSFRDKSLEILKLFPESEYRKSMELLTNFVVERKK
- a CDS encoding transcriptional regulator encodes the protein MVQIKELKIEQLEQAANMLKAIAHPMRIAIISLLEDSKKLTVTEIHETLKIEQSTASHHLGILKDKGVLSCKRDGKNTYYFLRNENLGKILDCVGRCAV
- the tyrS gene encoding tyrosine--tRNA ligase, whose protein sequence is MNFIEELKWRGMIHDIMPGTEEQLAKEMTTAYVGIDPTADSLHIGHLVSVMMLIHFQRCGHRPVVLVGGATGMIGDPSGKSQERNLLDESTLRHNQECLKNQLSHFLDFESKEANAAVMVNNYDWMKEFSFLSFIRDIGKHITVNYMMSKDSVKKRLSAESSSGMSFTEFTYQLVQGTDFLHLYQALGCKLQMGGSDQWGNITTGTELIRRKLGGEAFALTCPLITKADGGKFGKTEQGNVWLDKKLTSPYKFYQFWLNTSDEDAEKYIKIFTMLSRGEIEKLIEDHRPAPHERRLQKKLAREITVMVHSEDDYNAAVEASEMLFGNATTDSLKRLDEETFLSVFEGVPTFEVDKSMLNAGVSLSSLTVEHSKVFPSKGELRRLVQGGGLSINKEKVNNPDEVITSEHLINGKYLLIQKGKKSYNIILAV